GCCGAGGTCCTGCACCGCAATGTCGTTGACCTTGACGGTGAAGGGATGGCTCGAATCATGGCGGACGTGGAAGACGGCCTCGCCGCGCTCGAGCATCGCGACCCGAGTGCCTGACCCGGTCACGCTGAGGCGCGAACCGCCGCCAAGCTCGACCGACGACCCATCCGCGAGCGCGATCGTGCGCGCGCTGCCGGCGGGGGTCTCATAAATGCTCGGAGCCGCCGCGCTTCGCAGCGCGGGCACCAGCAGCAGCGCGACTGCAGCGGCAGCGGCGGCCACGGTGCCGCCACCGACGAGCCAGCGGGCACGGCCGGCAAGCGGCAGGTTATCGTTGGCGCTCGGCGCGCTGACCGGCAGTTCGGCGTGGCTGAGCGCGGTCGCGTCGGGCAGCAGGCCGTCAACCATCGCTACCTGATCGTAGGCGTCGGCGTGCTTGGGTGCGGCCTCGAGCCAGCGGGTGAAATCTTCCCACGTAGCATCGTCAGCCTCCGCGAGGCGGAGGTGCCAGGCGATCGCCTGATCCAGCACTGATCCGCCTTCAGTCGACACGCGAGCTTGATCCTTCACTGCCTAGACGGCGCCAGCCGGGCGATTCCGCACCCGCCGGTTTCGCCGCGAAACTGATAATTTGCGCATAAGCCTTGCGCAGCAGCTTCTCGACCGCGCTGACGCTCACCCCCAATTGCTCGGCGATCTCGCGCTGACCAAGGCCCTCGATCCGGTACAGCCGGAGCGCCGCTGCCATCCGTGGCGGCATCTTGGCGATCAGCTGGTTCGCTTGTTCCAGCATCTCGCGCGCCAGCAAGGTTCGCTCGATCCCGGGAACATCGTCCGGGCCAGGCTGGTGGTCCGCCCAGGCGACGTCGCGCGCGGCGCGCCGGCTCGCGGCGATCCGCCGGTCGGTCGCCAGATTAGCCGCGGCCCGAAAGAGGAAAGGGGCGGGTGCGTTGATCGGCCGCGCACTCATCTGGCCGAGCTTGAGCCACAGATCCTGTAGTACATCCTCGGCATCGTCGGCGCTTTGCAGACGCGCGGTCAGCATCCGCAACAGCAATGGCCGCTGCGCAAGGAACACCGCCTCCAGCCCTGCCGAACCACCCTCCATCAGCCCAAGCATCGGGGGCAGAAAGATTAAATGCAAGTAACCCGCTGCGGCTTCGGACCCGACGCGCCGTCTAACGGGCAGTAGCCACCGAGGATTGTGCAAAAATTCTATGGCCTGGGCCGCTCCGCTCGCTTCCATGCACCGCTCGTTCGAGTTGCGCCTGCCGATCGGCCGCCAGGCCGCGATCGGGCCGCGACCGCGGATGGGCGTGGTGATCCATGACTTCGCACTCGGCGGCACCGAGCGGATTGCCGTTCGCCTCGCAAATCACTGGTCGCTGCTCGGGGTCGAGGTCGAGCTCTTCTGCGGCGCCCGTAGCGGGCCGCTGATCGATCTGCTCCATCCGTCAGTGAAACTGGCCGGTCCGGAACTTCCGATCGCTCGCGGACGCGGTTCGCTGCGCCGCCTGGCGCTCGCCGCCCGCGCGCATTTCGCGGCCCATCCGGTCGATGCGGTCTACATTCCCGGCAACACCCACTGGCCGGTCGCCGGGCCGCTCGCCAGCCTTCCGGCCGCAATCCGCCCGCGGATCATCGCGCAGGTCAGCGCCGCCTTGTCCAAGCCCCAGCGCGGGCCTCTTCGCCAGCGCCTGTTCGAGCATCGCATGCGTTCGAGGCTGCGCCACGTCGACCAGGTCGTCGGCATGTGCTGGGGCGCGGCGCGGCAGGCCGGACGGATGCTCGGCCGCACCGACGTCACCGCCATCCCGCTGCCGGCACTGGGGCAGCGCCGTGAACGGCTGCGGGCGCCGGTCGCTGGCGACGCACCGGTGATCTTCGCCGCCTCACGGCTGGTGCCGGGCAAGGGCATCGAGACGTTGGTGCGGGCCTTCGCCGCGGCCCGTCATCCCTTGGCGCGGCTGGTGATCGCCGGCTCGGGCCCGAACGAGGTGGCGATCAGGGCGTTGGTGAGCGAACTCGGTCTTGAGGCGCGGGTGCAATTGCTCGGCTATGTCCCCGACATCCGCCCTTGGCTCGATCGCGCCAGCTTCCTCGCGATGCCTTCGGAGCATGAGGGCTATGGGGCCGTCATCATCGAAGCACTGGCGGCGGGCCGGCCGGTGCTGGCGACCGATTGCTCGCCGGCGGTGCACGAATTGCTCCACGATCCGCAGGCCGGACAAGTGGTGCCGATCTGCGATGTCGGGGCGCTCGCGCGCGGCATCGAGCAGATGCTCGCTCGCCCCGCGGTCGACCCCGCCGCGCTCGCCGCATTGGTCGAGCGGTTCCGCATCGGCCCGGTCGCGCGCCGCTACCTCAGCCTCGTCGGCATCGCTCCCGGCTTCGACGGGCAGGCGGCGCGGCTACTGGTCTCGGCCAACGACACCGCCGCGCTCGCCGCCGATTGCGCGATGGAGCGGGCCGCGCTCTAAGCACGCTCCACCGGGAGCAGAACGTGCCGCTTCGCAAGGATATCTGGCGCAGCGCCATCGCCTGCGCGCCGTTCGCGACCATCGTCGCGCGAGGATCGCTCGCCGGCGAGCGACTCGTCTGGTTGCCCGATCCCGGCCCATTCCGCTTCCTCGCCGACCCGTTCGGACTGTGGCGCGACGATCGCCTCCACATCTTCGTCGAGGCCTACGACTATCGTGTCCGGATCGGCACGATCGAGGCGCTGACCTATTCGTCCGACCTGCACTTGCTCGACCGGTCAACCGTGCTCGCCGAACCCTGGCACCTGTCCTATCCGATCGTATTTGAAGCCGAGGGCGAAACCTGGCTGCTGCCCGAGGCGCATCGCGGCGGCGGCTCGACCCTATACCGCGCGACCGATTTTCCGCATGGCTGGACCGCGGCCGCCGACCTCAAACTGCCCGAGGTTCCGGTCGATGCAACGCCGGTCTTCCATCAGGGCCGCTGGTGGCTGCTCTACTGCCCGGCGACGAGCGAGTTCGCCAAGCAGGGTGTCCTGCACGCCGCGTGGGCGGACCATCCGCGCGGTCCGTGGACGCCGCATCCCGCCAACCCCATCCGCACAGGCCTCGACGGATCGCGCCCGGCCGGACGTGCGATCTCGGACGGAGAGACGATCGTTCTGCCGGTCCAGGATTGCCGCCGCACTTACGGCGGCGCGACCCGCATCCTGTCGCTCAAAATCTCGCCCACCGCCGCGTCGCACACCCTCGGCCCGGCGATCGCGCCGCCAGCGGGGATCGCGCCGTTCGATCGCGGCCTGCACACTTTGTCGGAAGCCGGCTCGGTGACCCTGTTCGACGTCAAGCGGATCGATCTTTCCGCGCGCGGGATCGCGATGGAAGGCGCGCGTGAATGGCGCAAGCTGCGGGCGCGCCTCCGCCGCTAGAACGGCGCGTGGTCGATCCGCGGCAGGACGTGGCGTGCGAACAAGTCGCATTCGGCGATGTGCGGATAGCCCGAGAGGATGAAGGCATCGATCCCGGCCTCGCGATAGGCCTGGAGCTTAGCGAGCACCTGGTCGGGATCGCCGACGATTGCCGAGCCGCAGCCCGAGCGCGCACGCCCGATCCCGGTCCACAGATTGTCCTCGACGAAGCCCTCGCCATCGGCCGCGCCGCGCAGCTCCGCCTGCCGCTGGACGCCATAATTCTGCGCGTCGAGCGACTTGTTGCGGATTGCGTCGCCGGTGGCGGCGTCGAGTTTCGACAGCAATTTGTCGGCGTAAGCGCGGGCCTCGCTCTCGGTCTCGCGGACGATGACGTGGACCCGATAGCCGAAGCGCAACTCGCGCCCATGGCTGGCGGCCCGCGCCTTGAGGTCGGCGATCGTCTCCTTCACCTTGGGCATGGTGTCGGGCCACATCAGATAGACGTCGCAGCCGATCGCCGCCGCCTCGCGCGCCTCGTCGCTGAGGCCGCCGAAGTAGAGCAGGGGCGGCTTGCCCGACAGCGTCGTGATCCGCATCGGATCGAGGTCGAGGTTATAGAATTCGCCCTGGTGGCTGAGATGCTCGCCCGCCAGCAGCGTCTTGAGGATGCGCATCACCTCGATCGCGCGCTGGTAGCGCGCCGCCGAGGGGAGTTTTTCGCCCGGCAGGTCGGAGGCGATGATGTTGACTGTCAACCGCCCGCCGCTGTGGTCGGCGTTCCAGCCGAGGATGCGGTCGAGCGTTGCCACCCGCCGGGCGAGCTGCGCGGGCCAGTCCTCGCCGGTGCGCACCGCCCACAGCAGCTTGAGTCGCTGGAGGTAGGGCGCGATCGCCGCGGCAAAAACCGTCGTGTCGACGCCGAGCTGATAGCCCGA
The Sphingomonas ginsengisoli An et al. 2013 genome window above contains:
- a CDS encoding FecR family protein produces the protein MSTEGGSVLDQAIAWHLRLAEADDATWEDFTRWLEAAPKHADAYDQVAMVDGLLPDATALSHAELPVSAPSANDNLPLAGRARWLVGGGTVAAAAAAVALLLVPALRSAAAPSIYETPAGSARTIALADGSSVELGGGSRLSVTGSGTRVAMLERGEAVFHVRHDSSHPFTVKVNDIAVQDLGTVFAIMRDSDAVRVAVSEGSVAVSRAQHRLTLGRGDMAVAVAAQDALASARIDPAAVGGWRSRSLTFQGEPLASVVERLNRLYALHISLGPNLSDRPFTGMVQLTGDAARDVPHLAALIGTTWRRDGEGWVLSSADPVRR
- a CDS encoding LLM class flavin-dependent oxidoreductase yields the protein MSAQGPCEVSWFSALCDDDYEYLGVPDDKLRSSWEHCRNIVLAAEDGGYDNILLPSGYQLGVDTTVFAAAIAPYLQRLKLLWAVRTGEDWPAQLARRVATLDRILGWNADHSGGRLTVNIIASDLPGEKLPSAARYQRAIEVMRILKTLLAGEHLSHQGEFYNLDLDPMRITTLSGKPPLLYFGGLSDEAREAAAIGCDVYLMWPDTMPKVKETIADLKARAASHGRELRFGYRVHVIVRETESEARAYADKLLSKLDAATGDAIRNKSLDAQNYGVQRQAELRGAADGEGFVEDNLWTGIGRARSGCGSAIVGDPDQVLAKLQAYREAGIDAFILSGYPHIAECDLFARHVLPRIDHAPF
- a CDS encoding RNA polymerase sigma factor; protein product: MEGGSAGLEAVFLAQRPLLLRMLTARLQSADDAEDVLQDLWLKLGQMSARPINAPAPFLFRAAANLATDRRIAASRRAARDVAWADHQPGPDDVPGIERTLLAREMLEQANQLIAKMPPRMAAALRLYRIEGLGQREIAEQLGVSVSAVEKLLRKAYAQIISFAAKPAGAESPGWRRLGSEGSSSRVD
- a CDS encoding glycosyltransferase, translated to MHRSFELRLPIGRQAAIGPRPRMGVVIHDFALGGTERIAVRLANHWSLLGVEVELFCGARSGPLIDLLHPSVKLAGPELPIARGRGSLRRLALAARAHFAAHPVDAVYIPGNTHWPVAGPLASLPAAIRPRIIAQVSAALSKPQRGPLRQRLFEHRMRSRLRHVDQVVGMCWGAARQAGRMLGRTDVTAIPLPALGQRRERLRAPVAGDAPVIFAASRLVPGKGIETLVRAFAAARHPLARLVIAGSGPNEVAIRALVSELGLEARVQLLGYVPDIRPWLDRASFLAMPSEHEGYGAVIIEALAAGRPVLATDCSPAVHELLHDPQAGQVVPICDVGALARGIEQMLARPAVDPAALAALVERFRIGPVARRYLSLVGIAPGFDGQAARLLVSANDTAALAADCAMERAAL
- a CDS encoding glucosamine inositolphosphorylceramide transferase family protein; amino-acid sequence: MPLRKDIWRSAIACAPFATIVARGSLAGERLVWLPDPGPFRFLADPFGLWRDDRLHIFVEAYDYRVRIGTIEALTYSSDLHLLDRSTVLAEPWHLSYPIVFEAEGETWLLPEAHRGGGSTLYRATDFPHGWTAAADLKLPEVPVDATPVFHQGRWWLLYCPATSEFAKQGVLHAAWADHPRGPWTPHPANPIRTGLDGSRPAGRAISDGETIVLPVQDCRRTYGGATRILSLKISPTAASHTLGPAIAPPAGIAPFDRGLHTLSEAGSVTLFDVKRIDLSARGIAMEGAREWRKLRARLRR